The genomic window GTAGTCTAGAACAACAAGGACAGTTAGTCATAACCTTAAATCCTCTTATTAAAGAGTTATTGATCGGAATAAACGTAGTTCAAAGGAAAAGAGTTGTTTATAAAATAAGTATTTCTATCTAGAGAATAGTTAGGGAATATGAGGTTTGTGTGAGGAAAACAATAATCAGCAATACTTCGTAACTTTTATACATAAAATTTGAAGCGTTTAATTAGGTGATAGGGGATAGGGGACAGGTGATAGGGGACAGGTGACAGGTGACAGGTGATAGGTGACAGGTGACAGGTGAGAGTCAATTACCAATGACTAATGACCTGCTCCTCAACCTCCCCTGCTCCCCCTGCCTTCTTCTGTCACTGATAAAAAAGGTATTGGCGAACTCAAACTATTGGGGAAATGGGATATTCATCAATACCCTGTTGAACTAATTAAACGAGTTAGGATTGTGCGTAGAGCCGATGGGTGCTATGTGCAGTTTTGCGTCAAAGTGGATAACCTGCAAGATGCACCATTAACAACAAGTGCTATCGGTATTGATGTTGGGTTGGAATATTTCTACTCTGATTCTTCTGGCAACCATGAAGAAAACCCACGGTATCTCCGCAAGGCTGAGAAAGATATAAAACGGGTTCAACGTAACATTTACAAAAAGAAAAAAGGGTCATCTGGTAGAAGAAAAGCGCGTGGTATTTATGCTCGTAAACATTTAAGAGTAACAAGACAAAGGAATGAACACGCTCTTGTACTAGCGCGTAACTTATGCCTAGCTAACGCTAAGGTCGTCTTGGAAGATTTAAATGTTTCCGGCTTGGTGAAAAACCATAAACTAGCCAAAAGCATAACAGATGCTTCTTGGTACAACTTCCGCCAGTGGCTCGAATACTTTGGAGGGAAGTTTGGGAGAGAAATTATTGCAGTCCCTCCCCACTTCACAAGCCAGGAATGCAGTAATTGTGGTGCGAGAGTCCAGAAATCTCTTAGTACTCGGACTCATTCTTGTCCACATTGCGGATATACAGAACAACGCGATGTGAATGCTGCCAAAGTAATTTTAAGTCGTGTGAACGCTACCGGAGGGCATCCGGGAAGTAACGCCAGTCGAGATGTTCCCTCTACTTCTATTGGTCGTAAGACCTGTAAAAGCAAGGAACGTCAGTGACGCTGGAATCCCCCGGCTTTAGTCGTGGGGAGTGTCAATAATATCCTCACAAGATCCTCAAATTATCTTCCTATAACCGGATGTGTAGGACTTAGGCGCAGGCGCGGCGGCAAAATATCCGCTAAGAGTAAGAAAAATATTACTCAGGACTCAGCACTGAGTGCGGTCAAATCCTCTTTTCTGTCCCCTGTCCCCTGTCCCCTGTGTTGCTGTTATTAGGAATATCAGACATGGTAAACACACTGCTAAATCCACAACCAGCTAATTTATCCTCTAGAGAACAAGCTTTAGTATTATCTTTCCATGAAGTGGGGATTGCAGACATCCCCCTCGTGGGGGGTAAAAATGCTTCCTTGGGGGAAATGATTCAGCAACTTAAACGCAAAGGCGTAAAAGTTCCCACTGGGTTTGCAACAAGTGCTTATGCTTATAGATATTTCATTTCTGCGGCTGGGATAGAAACACGACTCAGAGAGATTTTTGCAGATTTAGATGTTGAGGATGTGAAAAATCTCCGCCAGTGTGGGAAGCAAGCTAGATTGTTGATGCTGCAAACTCCTTTTCCGCAAGATTTACAGGATGCGATCGCCACAGCATACGCTACTCTATGTCAAGAGTATGGTGCAGATACTGATGTGGCTGTACGTTCTAGCGCGACGGCTGAAGATTTACCCGATGCTAGCTTTGCAGGACAACAAGAAACTTATTTAAATGTCCACGGGTTGCAAGGAGTTCTAAAATCTTGTCACAAGTGTTTTGCTTCTATTTTTACTGACCGCGCCATTTCGTACCGTCAAATTAAAGGCTTCGACCACTTCAACATTGCCCTGTCTGTCGGCGTACAAAAAATGGTACGTTCTGATTTGGCTAACTCTGGGGTGATGTTCTCCATCGACACAGAGACAGGTTTTAAAGATGCAGCTTTGATTACCGCCGCCTATGGTTTAGGTGAAAATGTTGTTCAAGGCGCAGTTAATCCAGATGAATATTTAGTATTTAAACCCACTCTAAAACAGGGATTCCGTTCCATTATTCAAAAACGCCTCGGTACGAAAGAAATTAAAATGGTCTACGACCTAGGCGGATCAAAATTAACTAAAAATATTTCTGTTGCACCATCAGAACGCAATGTTTTCGCCCTCAATGACGACGAAATTTTACAATTAGCAAACTGGGCTTGCATTATTGAAGAACACTATTCTCAAGTGCGTGGTGTCTATACACCAATGGATATTGAATGGGCAAAAGATGGCTTGACTAATGAATTATTTATTGTCCAAGCCCGTCCTGAAACAGTGCAGTCCCAAAAAACCAAAAACGTACTGCGTAATTATCGCTTGTTAGCGACTGGGGAAGGAAATCCCCAATCCCCAATCCCCAGTACCCAGCCCCCAGTCCCCATTATCATTGGTCGTAGTGTTGGGGAAATGATTGGACAGGGTAAAGCCAGAGTAATTCTCGATGTCCATCAAATTGGTCAGTTTCAAGCCGGGGAAGTGTTGGTAACAAATCGCACTGACCCAGATTGGGAACCTATTATGAAACGCGCCAGCGCGATTGTGACTAACTCCGGTGGTAGAACTTGTCACGCTGCGATTATAGCTAGAGAAATGGGTATTCCCGCGATCGTTGGTTGTGGTAATGCGACTACAATTATTAAAACTGGGCAAGAAGTTACAGTTAGTTGTGCTGAAGGCGAAACAGGTAAAGTCTATCCTGGGTTATTACCTTACGAAGTGAAAGAAATCCCCTTAGAGAAATTGCCCCGCACCCACACCCAAATTATGATGAATTTGGGCAATCCCGAAGAAGCGTTTGGTTTAACTAATATTCCTAACGATGGTGTGGGATTGGCGCGGATGGAATTTATTATTAACAACCACATCAAAGCGCACCCCTTAGCATTGATTCATTTTGATGAGTTAGAAGACGAACTAGCAAAATATAAAATTGCTGAATTAACCGCCCAATACACAGATAAAACCCAATTCTTCGTTGACCAACTCGCCCAAGGTATTGCGACCATCGCCGCCGCCTTTTATCCTAAACCTGTAATTGTGCGTCTCTCCGACTTCAAGAGTAACGAGTACGCGAACTTGTTGGGTGGTAGACAGTTTGAACCTTTAGAAGAAAACCCGATGATTGGCTGGCGTGGTGCTTCTCGCTATTATGATCCTCGTTACCGTGAAGGTTTCGCCCTAGAGTGTCAAGCCATGAAACGGGTACGGGATGAGATGGGTTTAACCAACGTGATTTTAATGATTCCCTTCTGTCGCACCCCCAACGAAGGACGACGGGTATTAGCTGAGATGGAAAAACATGGTTTGGTGCGGGGAGAGAATGAATTGCAAGTCTATGTGATGTGCGAGTTACCCAGTAATGTGCAGCTAGCAGACGAATTTTGTCAAGTTTTTGATGGTTTCTCCATTGGTTCTAATGACCTGACACAGTTGACACTGGGATTAGACAGAGATTCGGAATTAGTCGCCCATTTATTTGACGAACGGGACGAAGCCGTCAAGCGAATGATAGCGAAAGCGATCGCCACTGTCAAACAATACGGACGCAAAATTGGCATCTGTGGTCAAGCACCTAGCGACTACCCAGAATTTGCTCGCTTTTTAGTAGAACAAGGCATTGATTCTATTAGTCTCAATCCTGATTCTGTCCTGAAGACAATGTTAGAAATTGCGGACGCAGAAGGCAAGTCAAAATTAAAAACATAGAATTTTAATTTGAATTTACACTGAACGTCTTTGAATTATTAGTTATTAGTTTTTCATCATGGAATACTAATAAATAATAACTCAGGACTCATAACTCAGGACTCGTAACTCTTAATTATGTTTAACAAAATTTTAGTCGCGTTGAACAACAATGAAATGGGGCAGCAGGTTTTTGCACACGCCCTAACCTTAGCAACAGCAAGTAATGCAGAATTGTTATTGTTACACGTTATCTCACCTTTTAATGATGATTATCTCAACGCTTCCGCAATGGAAACACAAACTCACTATGGGACTTCTCAAACTCATGGTGTGGAATATTATGTGGGTCAATGGGAAAATTTAAAGCAAGAAGGAATTGAGTTTTTGACCCTGTTAAATAATCAAGCGATCGCTAAAGGCATAACAGCAGATTTTACTCAAGAACTCGGCGAACCCAGCCGGATTATATGTGACATTAGCCGGAGTTGGAACGCTGATTTAATTGTTTTAGGTCGTCGGGGACTAAGTGGATTAAGTGAATTTTTCCTAGGTAGCGTTAGCAATTATGTATTACATCATGCGCCCTGTTCTGTGTTAACAGTTCAAGGTTTAACTTCTGTGACTCCTGATAATCTCGTGACAGCATCAGCAATGTGAGAGGTTAAGCATATAAGGGTAGTAACTGATTATCTCCCTCATCCCCAATCCCCTGTCCCCTATCTTTCTTGGTAGACTAAGGTAAATTGCTAGAGGAAGCGTTGATGGCAAAAACAACCGGGGTGAAAAATGAAACGGAAACATCTGTACAAGAATTGCCTGTAGTTTCAGAAATTGAAGAGACTGTGACAACAGAAGATACGCCTGAAACAGTGGAAGGTGTGCAGGATGTACAGGATGTTCAAGATATCGATGAAATCTTAAACTCTCTTAAAGGCTTACTGAGTGCTTTAGAAAAGCTGCAAAAAGTTCGGCAAGACGTGGGCGATATCAAACCTTTGATTGGGCGGATGCTAGACGGTGAACTAGTTGCTGGTGAAGAACTGGATCAACTCAAAACAGGTGTAAACAGTCTATCTCGTCTGGTTCGTGCTTATAGCGACCATCAAACAGCACTGACTAAAGCACAACCTGCGAGGAATTTGCTCGATCAAGTGTTGAAAGTGTGAGGGAGAGGTGACAGGTGACAGGTGATAGGTGATAGGTGACAGGTGACAGGTGACAGGGGAGAGAGTAACTCATCCCCAATTACGAATTACGAATTACGAATTACGAATTACGAATTACGAATTACGAATTACGAACTGCGTAACATTCGCCATTGCTTTCCAGCCTAAAAATTTACCTATAGGTTCTGCCCTTTGAATGGCTATGCGGGTGAAACTGCCGCCTACTTTTTCATACCATTTATATAAGGTTTGCTCACCTTCTATAGTGACGACATTAGCAACTAAAAGTCCGTCGGGGCGTAATGCTTGCCAACAAATGTCAAATAATCCATCGGCTGTGACTCCACCACCAATAAAGATAGCGTCTGGTTGGGGTAAGTCTTTCAGGGCTGATGGTGCTTTCCCCGCAACGATTTTTAAATTGGGAGTACCCAAAGCGGCGGCATTATCAGCAATATATTGCAGTCTAGTAGAATTTTGTTCAATAGCGATCGCCTGACATCTAGGATGAGTTCGCATCCATTCTATCGATATCGAGCCACAACCCGCCCCTACATCCCAAAGTAATTGTCCTGGTGTGGGTGCGAGGGTAGAAAGAGTAACAGCCCTAACTTCCCGTTTCGTTAGCTGTCCATCATGGTGATAAGCGTCATCTGGTAATCCTGGTAGCCTAGATAAAGGTATAATTCCAGCATCAGCAAGACAATGTACTGCGATCGCATTTAAATCTGCAATATCTCCTGTCTCCAATTTTGCGGCTGTCCCTGTGATTATCCTTTCATGAACACCACCCATCCGTTCCAAAACAGTGATTTGACTGCTACCAAAACCGCGCTGTCTGAGAATTTCAGCCACAACCCCCGGCGTATCTTTCCCTGCACTCAAAATTAACAACCGCGCACCAGGATATATATAATACTGAAGCAAAGCCGGCGGACGACCGCATAAACTCAAAGTTTCCACCTCAGTTAAAGACCATCCCAACCTAGAACAAGCGAGACTAAAAGCTGAAGGTGCAGGGATAATCGTCATTTCCGAAATGGGAATATGTCGTATCAAAGTAGCACCCACCCCATAACAGAGAGGATCACCACTAGCCAAAACACAAACCGACCTACCGCGACGCTGGATAATTGCGTCTATAGAACTACTAATAGGAGAAGACCAAGATATTTTCTCCCGTTCATCATCAGTAGGTAACATAGCCAAATGGCGATCGCCTCCCACAATTATCTCAGCACCAGCCACCAGAGAACAAGCGATCGCACCCAATCCCGCCAACCCATCCTCACCAATACCCACAACAGCCAGCCATTTCCCCCTCACGTCGCTTCGCTCCGAATTCAAAATTCAAAATTCAAAATTAATGACCCTCATAAATAAATTTAGGGGTTTACATCCTTTTTGCGGTCATAACCTCCTCTTAGCGCACCTCCGCGTTAACCTCCGCGCACCTTTGCGTTTCAACCCCCACCATATCATGGTAGACTAGCAAGGCTTGAGGTTGGGAAACTCTGGTGAGATTCCGGGACTGTGCCGCAGCTGTAATAAAAACACAAAAAAGTTTTTGAGTCAGAATGCCAACTTCAAGATAATTCGTAATTCGTAATTCGTAATTCGTAATTAAAGGGTTTGAATCCCCAACTAATTCGATTACTAATTATTTCAAGAGATCGTCGTCTACTCCCTGCGTCGCACGGGGAAGGAGTTGGAGTCTTGCTGTCTGGTTCTACACCTTGTCCTGGTTTATTTTATGCCACACCTGCCCAAGATGGAATACTATCTCGCATTAGAATACCAGGTGGAATAATTAATAGTAAACAATGTCAGGCGATCGCAGATATCGCCGACAAATACGGTGGTGGCTACATAGACGTAACCAACCGCGCCAACCTGCAAATCCGAGAAATTCGCGAAGGGATAGAACCTGAAGTCCTCCAACAACTCCAGGACTTAGGATTAGGTTCTAACAACAGTGGTGTAGACCAAATCCGCAATATTATGACCAGTCCCACAGCTGGTATTGACCCTCAAGAACTCATCGATACCCGTCCCTTTGTTCAAAACTGGGACAACTACATTACCCAACATTCCACCTTATCAGGACTATCCGCAAAATTTAGCGTTTGTTTTGATGGTGGTGGTTTAGTTTCCGTTTGCGATCGCCCCAACGATATCACATTAGCAGCGATCGCCATAGACAACAAAACCTACTTTCGCCTCTATCTCAGCGCAGGCGCAAAAGGAAAACCCCCCACCGACACCAGAATTATCTTACCCCCCGAACACTCCCTAAAAGTCCTAGCCGCCTTCACTCAAATCTATCTAACTCACTCTCATCCTCTCTGCGCCTCTGCGCCTCTGCGTGAAAAAATCAATCCCCATACTCAACGCAAACCAAGACTAAGAGAAGTAATCAATCACCTAGGCTTAGATAATTATCTCCAAGAAGTCGAGCAGAGATTACCATTTTACTGGAAGAGAAAAGACCTCACCCCAGAACAAAGGTCAAATACCCAATATCACCACATTGGCATCCATCCCCAACACCAACCAGAGTTATATTACATCGGCATAGTCTTACCCCTAGGTCGCCTAGAAACGCAGCAACTACGCGGTTTAGCCGACTTATCCGAAAAATACAGTCATGGAACACTCCGACTTACCCCCTGGCAGAATTTACTACTAACAGACATTCCCCAACAAAAACTTACTGAGGTTCAAAGAGAAATTACTGATTTAAAATTAGATGCCTCACCAACTAACATTAAAAGTGCCTTAGTAGCTTGTTCTGGAAATCAGGGGTGTGCAGCTGCGGCGACAGATACCAAAACTCACGCCCTAGCATTAGCAGACTATCTCCAATCCCACGTCACCTTAGAACATCCCGTAAATATCCACCTAAGCGGCTGTGAAAAATCCTGCGCCCAGCATGGTAAAAGTGATATTGCTTTACTCGGTGTCAGTGAGGAACGCTATCAAGTCTATGTGGGAGACAGTAACCAAAAATTTGGACGTGAACTCTATGATGATGTAAGCTTTACCGACTTACCCGCTCTCATGGAGCAGATGTTAAATGTGTATAAAAACAAACGCTTAAATCCCGCCGAATCTTTTGGGGAATTTGCCAACCGCTACCCACACACCCAACTACAACAGTTATTCTCTCATCCCAACTCCATGCCTGAATACATCCGTGATGCCAATGAAATCTACCGTAATTCCTTCGCCATCATTCGTTCGGAAGCCAATCTAGATATACTACCCGCAGATGTAGCTAAAGTTGCAGTGCGTCTCATTCATGCCTGTGGAATGACGGATATCGTCACAGACCTAGGATATTCAGCAACGGCGGTACAGTCAGCCAGGGAAGCACTAGCAGCAGGCGCACCGATTTTGTGTGATTGTCGTATGGTAGCTGACGGAGTAACGAGGAAACGTTTATCTGCCAATAACCAAGTAATCTGCACCCTCAACGAGCCAGAAGTCCCAGAATTAGCGAAAAAATTGGGTAATACTAGGTCGGCGGCGGCTTTGGAATTATGGCAACCTTACCTAGCAGGGGCAGTAGTCGCCATTGGTAACGCACCCACAGCATTATTTAGATTACTAGAAATGTTAGATCAAGGATGTCCTAAACCGGCAGTGATTTTAGGTTTTCCCGTGGGATTTGTGGGTGCAGCCGAATCAAAAGCCGCATTGGCAGCAGATAGCCGCAATGTACCATTTTTAACTTTACATGGTCGGCGCGGTGGCAGTGCGATCGCCGCCGCCGCAGTTAACGCCCTCGCAACGGAGGAAGAATAATCATGACAGATAAAGGTCGTCTATATGGAGTTGGTGTAGGGCCAGGAGATCCAGAACTATTGACCCTGAAAGCCTTGCGGCTATTGCGTGCTGCACCCGTGATTGCCTATCAGTCAGCCACAGATAAAGAGAGTATAGCGCGAGCGATCGTTTCCCAATATCTCACAGGGGAACAAATCGAAGTAGCCTATCACCTCCCCCGCGCCTTAGAACCAGAAAAAGCCCAGGAAATTTACGACCAAGAAGTTGCACCCATCGCCGCACATCTAGCAGCCGGACGGGATGTAGTAGTAGTGTGTGAAGGCGACCCGTTTTTTTACGGTTCATTTATGTATGTATTTACACGCCTATCTGAACACTACGAAACGGAAGTCGTCCCCGGAGTATCTTCATTAATGGCGTGTGCTGTGTCCTTGGGTGTACCGTTCACCTACTACAACGATGTTCTCACAGTTTTACCTGCACCCCTCCCAGCCGAAGAACTCACCACAAAATTACTGACAACCGATGCAGCCGCCATTATGAAACTCGGTCGCCACTTTACCAAAGTGCGAGATATCCTGCATAAATTAGGACTAGCATCACGGGCGTTATATATTGAACGGGCAACAACAGCACACCAAAGGATTGTACCCATAGATGAGGTTGATCCGGCTGAAGTACCTTATTTTGCCATGATTGTCATACCTAGTAAGAATAGGTTATAGAAGTTTCAGTAAAAATTAATTTCTACAGCCTGTTTGATCAACTAAGTAGAACGACTTGAAAAAACCAAACTATGTAAAGTAATGTAATGTAAAAAAATTGTATTTAGTTCGTAGTAAGGACTTTAGTCCTCTCTGCGAGACGCTGCTCGAACACTACAAACCTTTAATTATTTACACCGTTCTACTTAATACCAGCGAAAAATATTTAGTATTTTTGTACTATGTAATAGCAATTATTTGTTAATATAGTATGTATACGCGCTAATATGAGATTTATTTGCTATGTTAGTGAGCTTGATTCAGTTTGCGGGTCTGACCTATGATTAATTGTCTAGATGTAGCTCGCTACTTTATTGTGAGAGCCTACGAAGATGGTATAGAAGCAGAAATGACAAATATGAAAGTTCAAAAGCTTCTGTACTATTCACAAAGCTTGCATTTAGCCTTGTATAATCAGCCATTGTTTGATGAAGAAATCCAAGCATGGCGATATGGGCCTGTGTGTCCGCCAGCTTACAGATTTTACAGTGAATTTGAGGCTCAACAATTACCCATACCTAGTCAAGAATTTTTATCCCAGATTCCTCATGAGCAGAAAAAGCTTTTAGCAGAAGTTTGGGAATATTTTGGTGGTTATCATGCTTATCGACTTAGTGGTATGACTCATTTGGAATTTCCTTGGAAGAAAGCGCGTAAGGGTTTACCTGATGATGCTGGTTCAACAGAGCCAATTTTGTTGGAAGATATGAAGGCATTAGGTTGTAAAAAGCTTGATTTAATAGAGCGTGAAAATCCTGCTTATGAATTTGTAATGTCTAAAGTGTTGGAAGACAGTTGTAATTCAGAATCCTCAACTCGTATTGCTAAAGGAGAAGTGCGTGACTGGCTCAACTCCCTTCTCGATTGAGAAATCTGATAATTTTCAGCGTTCTTTTAAAAAACTTGCAAAGTTTCATGGAACTGGTTTTGTAGAATTAGTCGCCCAGGTTTTGGAAGATTTGCTAGAAGACTCCTATCCCTACAACTGCCGTCAAGAACCTTTACCTGGAAAGATTCGACTACCTGAAGAATGGACATTTCATAAGTTAGAACTGAGATTTTCCAAAGGAGCTTCAGGACAAATTAGATTGATGTATTTGGTTAATGCTACTACTTCTACAATCAAGCTTGTTTGGATTTATAGTCATGAGCAGTTTACAAAACGTCCTGGTGATGCAGATTTGAAAAGTGTTATTCAAGAAATACTAGACTGCTAAAACTATTAACTAAAATATAAATTCCAAAGCTCAATAACTTTCATGAACAAGGTTGCACCTGCTGTTATAGTCTTAAGTCAAAATAGTGTTACACTAGCCCGCAAAATCATCACCGTCTTACCAGGAGCAACACTCTACGGGTTAGCAGGACGTACCTGTGATGTTGATATCAGCTTCACTAATTTCGGCGACACACTGCGGGAATTGTTCGCCCAAGGTACACCCCTAATTGGGATTTGTGCGGCGGGTATTCTTATCAGAACCCTAGCACCCCTGATTTCCGACAAACGCCAAGAACCGCCAGTGTTAGCTGTAGCTGAGGATGGTAGCGCGGTTGTCCCGCTTTTGGGGGGACTCAATGGAGTCAATGATTTAGCGCGGCGCATTGCTGAGGTCTTAGATACCCAAGCAGCAATTACCACTACAGGCGATATCCGTTTCCGCACTGCGTTGTTATCTCCTCCCCCTGAGTATCATTTAGCTAACCCAGAGGATGCTAAAACATTTATCTCTGATTTATTAGCAGGGGAGCAGGTAAAGTTGGAAGGAACTGCACCTTGGTTAAGTAATAGTCAGTTACCCATTGACCCCAAAGGCAATTTAACCATCCAAGTCACAGAACGCTGTGTGATTCCTACAGCTAACTGTTTGGTTTATCATCCTAAAAATATTGCGATCGCCATTACTCACCCTGATGTTACTCTAGACTTAGTACAAGCATTACTAGCCAACGCAGACATCGCCAGCGCAGCCATCGCCGGCATATTTGCACCCATCACCATTGCCGCCTATGCAAACATACACACCATAGCCGACTTCTACGGTGTGCCGACGCGGTTCTTCCGTGAAGACTTAGCAGCAGAAGCATTAGCCTTAACAGCGACAGGTAGAGATGGTAAATTACTTAACTCATTATCGCAGATAGCGATCGCCTACGATGGGCGGTATGCGATCGCTATTTCTCCCCAACCCATAGACCCCAACACCATCGGTCAACCCCAGGGAAGGTTAGCAATTATCGGTACAGGCCCCGGTAGTTCTCAATGGATGTCACCGGAAGTCAAAGAAATTCTCAAATCTGCCACTGACTTAGTAGGCTACAAAACTTATCTAGATTTAGTCGGTTCTCTCGCAGCAGGAAAACAACGCCATGAGTCAGACAACCGCGAAGAAATTGCACGGGCGACAATGGCCTTAGATTTAGCAGCTAATGGACGCTATGTAGTCGTAGTTTCTTCCGGCGACCCTGGCATCTATGCAATGGCTACGGCTGTATTTGAAGTTTTCGACCACCACCACAAACCGGAATGGGACAGTATTGATATTCACGTCGCACCCGGAATTTCCGCCATGCAAGCCGCCGCCGCCGCCGTTGGCGCACCCTTGGGACATGATTTTTGTACGATTTCCTTATCGGACATTTTAAAACCTTGGTCAATTATTACACAACGGATTGCGGCTGCTGCTGAAGCTGACTTTGCTATTGCCTTCTATAATCCTGTTTCTAAAGACCGGACTTGGCAATTAGCTGATGCCAGAGATATTTTACTCCGTTACAGAACCCCCAACACTCCCGTAATTTTAGCGCGAAATCTCGGCAGGCCAGGACAGACGGTAAAAGTAATTACCCTTGACCAGTTAACACCAGATGTTGCAGATATGCGGACAGTGATTATTGTTGGTTCTAGCCAAACTAAAATCATCAACCGCATTGATGGTAGTGTTAGCGTCTATACACCCAGGCGGTATTACAAATAATTCGTAATTCGTAATGGACTTCTCTACGAGACGCTACGCGAACGTCCCGCTACGCTCTAAGCGTAGCTATGCCGCAGGCTTTACGTAATTCGTAATTAAACACCAATGCCCTATGCCCCATGCCCAAAATTGTTTAATTTTGAATTTTGAATTTTGAATTTTGAATTGATTAGCCCCATGCCCATATTAAAATTTTATGTATTAAATAATGCACAGATGCGTAACAATGAAATTATAAATCAAAACAATGTAACACGATAATTCATTATAAATTCTTTTGGGCTAGGTGTTGGTTATCGTCAAGGCTTTTCAGCATCACTATGACACACATCTTACACATATAGATTAATAATAACTGTTTTAGGGTAGGCATTGTTACTTTTAGGTTGTTGGCAATGCTTACTTTACCCTGAACTGAAACATTAACACAGCTTAATTATAGTAATTTTGCTCTATTTCTGGCATAGATTGC from Nostoc sp. UHCC 0870 includes these protein-coding regions:
- the cbiE gene encoding precorrin-6y C5,15-methyltransferase (decarboxylating) subunit CbiE codes for the protein MRGKWLAVVGIGEDGLAGLGAIACSLVAGAEIIVGGDRHLAMLPTDDEREKISWSSPISSSIDAIIQRRGRSVCVLASGDPLCYGVGATLIRHIPISEMTIIPAPSAFSLACSRLGWSLTEVETLSLCGRPPALLQYYIYPGARLLILSAGKDTPGVVAEILRQRGFGSSQITVLERMGGVHERIITGTAAKLETGDIADLNAIAVHCLADAGIIPLSRLPGLPDDAYHHDGQLTKREVRAVTLSTLAPTPGQLLWDVGAGCGSISIEWMRTHPRCQAIAIEQNSTRLQYIADNAAALGTPNLKIVAGKAPSALKDLPQPDAIFIGGGVTADGLFDICWQALRPDGLLVANVVTIEGEQTLYKWYEKVGGSFTRIAIQRAEPIGKFLGWKAMANVTQFVIRNS
- a CDS encoding universal stress protein codes for the protein MFNKILVALNNNEMGQQVFAHALTLATASNAELLLLHVISPFNDDYLNASAMETQTHYGTSQTHGVEYYVGQWENLKQEGIEFLTLLNNQAIAKGITADFTQELGEPSRIICDISRSWNADLIVLGRRGLSGLSEFFLGSVSNYVLHHAPCSVLTVQGLTSVTPDNLVTASAM
- a CDS encoding Panacea domain-containing protein; translated protein: MINCLDVARYFIVRAYEDGIEAEMTNMKVQKLLYYSQSLHLALYNQPLFDEEIQAWRYGPVCPPAYRFYSEFEAQQLPIPSQEFLSQIPHEQKKLLAEVWEYFGGYHAYRLSGMTHLEFPWKKARKGLPDDAGSTEPILLEDMKALGCKKLDLIERENPAYEFVMSKVLEDSCNSESSTRIAKGEVRDWLNSLLD
- a CDS encoding precorrin-2 C(20)-methyltransferase, with the protein product MTDKGRLYGVGVGPGDPELLTLKALRLLRAAPVIAYQSATDKESIARAIVSQYLTGEQIEVAYHLPRALEPEKAQEIYDQEVAPIAAHLAAGRDVVVVCEGDPFFYGSFMYVFTRLSEHYETEVVPGVSSLMACAVSLGVPFTYYNDVLTVLPAPLPAEELTTKLLTTDAAAIMKLGRHFTKVRDILHKLGLASRALYIERATTAHQRIVPIDEVDPAEVPYFAMIVIPSKNRL
- a CDS encoding precorrin-8X methylmutase — encoded protein: MPEYIRDANEIYRNSFAIIRSEANLDILPADVAKVAVRLIHACGMTDIVTDLGYSATAVQSAREALAAGAPILCDCRMVADGVTRKRLSANNQVICTLNEPEVPELAKKLGNTRSAAALELWQPYLAGAVVAIGNAPTALFRLLEMLDQGCPKPAVILGFPVGFVGAAESKAALAADSRNVPFLTLHGRRGGSAIAAAAVNALATEEE
- the ppsA gene encoding phosphoenolpyruvate synthase, giving the protein MVNTLLNPQPANLSSREQALVLSFHEVGIADIPLVGGKNASLGEMIQQLKRKGVKVPTGFATSAYAYRYFISAAGIETRLREIFADLDVEDVKNLRQCGKQARLLMLQTPFPQDLQDAIATAYATLCQEYGADTDVAVRSSATAEDLPDASFAGQQETYLNVHGLQGVLKSCHKCFASIFTDRAISYRQIKGFDHFNIALSVGVQKMVRSDLANSGVMFSIDTETGFKDAALITAAYGLGENVVQGAVNPDEYLVFKPTLKQGFRSIIQKRLGTKEIKMVYDLGGSKLTKNISVAPSERNVFALNDDEILQLANWACIIEEHYSQVRGVYTPMDIEWAKDGLTNELFIVQARPETVQSQKTKNVLRNYRLLATGEGNPQSPIPSTQPPVPIIIGRSVGEMIGQGKARVILDVHQIGQFQAGEVLVTNRTDPDWEPIMKRASAIVTNSGGRTCHAAIIAREMGIPAIVGCGNATTIIKTGQEVTVSCAEGETGKVYPGLLPYEVKEIPLEKLPRTHTQIMMNLGNPEEAFGLTNIPNDGVGLARMEFIINNHIKAHPLALIHFDELEDELAKYKIAELTAQYTDKTQFFVDQLAQGIATIAAAFYPKPVIVRLSDFKSNEYANLLGGRQFEPLEENPMIGWRGASRYYDPRYREGFALECQAMKRVRDEMGLTNVILMIPFCRTPNEGRRVLAEMEKHGLVRGENELQVYVMCELPSNVQLADEFCQVFDGFSIGSNDLTQLTLGLDRDSELVAHLFDERDEAVKRMIAKAIATVKQYGRKIGICGQAPSDYPEFARFLVEQGIDSISLNPDSVLKTMLEIADAEGKSKLKT
- a CDS encoding RNA-guided endonuclease InsQ/TnpB family protein — protein: MGKWDIHQYPVELIKRVRIVRRADGCYVQFCVKVDNLQDAPLTTSAIGIDVGLEYFYSDSSGNHEENPRYLRKAEKDIKRVQRNIYKKKKGSSGRRKARGIYARKHLRVTRQRNEHALVLARNLCLANAKVVLEDLNVSGLVKNHKLAKSITDASWYNFRQWLEYFGGKFGREIIAVPPHFTSQECSNCGARVQKSLSTRTHSCPHCGYTEQRDVNAAKVILSRVNATGGHPGSNASRDVPSTSIGRKTCKSKERQ